The Lycorma delicatula isolate Av1 chromosome 8, ASM4794821v1, whole genome shotgun sequence DNA segment AGGATTACAGAGTTAGTAGGTCTGCCCAATTTGATAATGGATTCAGAGACTTCACTCCAGAAAGTAATACCAGAGGAAGTATTTTCACTACAAGAAATTTTGGAGAAGGTGGTCATGGTGGGTGGGAAAGTACAGCTAAAATTGAACACGACTTTTGGAAATCAGATGATGGAAACCAAAAAGTTACCGGATACTTAGAACATGATAGAATAGATGGCGGTAAATTTGATGGATTTAAGGACACCAAAGGCGGACTTGGTTATACACTCAAATTCCGTAGATCGCCAAATCCAGATGACGAGGAAAGTAATACAAGAGGGGATTACAGAGTTCGTAGGTCTGCCCAATTTGATAATGGATTCAGAGACTTCACTCCAGAAAGTAATACCAGAGGAAGTATTTTCACTACAAGAAATTTTGGAGAACGTAGTCATGGTGGGTGGGAAAGTACAGCTAAAATTGAACATGACTTTTGGAAATCAAATGATGGAAACCAAAAAGTTACCGGATACTTAGAACATGATAGAATAGATGGCGGTAAAATTGATGGGTTTAAGGACACCAAAGGCGGACTTATTTATACACTCAAATTCCGCAGATCCCCTAATCCATATGACGAATAAAGTATCAAAGAAGTATTTACACTACAAAAGAATTTTGATCTAAAAATGGAGGCAAGCAAGCGTGAGTTTTGCAATGTTAGTAGTAAGTAGTCTATTAATTCTTTTAGTGTTGGTCAT contains these protein-coding regions:
- the LOC142329039 gene encoding uncharacterized protein LOC142329039 — its product is MVWLSGTFVVTLCIVFTHGLSSATLETDKPELSADSSELFGRIPRDVKFTFPGQDRISPPPTALCFREPCNLPRGFQGPAQYRHRRSPTEFDEDYRVSRSAQFDNGFRDFTPESNTRGSIFTTRNFGEGGHGGWESTAKIEHDFWKSDDGNQKVTGYLEHDRIDGGKFDGFKDTKGGLGYTLKFRRSPNPDDEESNTRGDYRVRRSAQFDNGFRDFTPESNTRGSIFTTRNFGERSHGGWESTAKIEHDFWKSNDGNQKVTGYLEHDRIDGGKIDGFKDTKGGLIYTLKFRRSPNPYDE